One part of the Polycyclovorans algicola TG408 genome encodes these proteins:
- a CDS encoding SRPBCC domain-containing protein: MKTAKAEVRINAPIDTVWAVMMDLDGYPNWNPFTPKVECPGGPKVGAPIKLHVRWSDGKQMVSPEKIVRIDPPQKGANGLSRGVYGYNFGTILSTLNLVRSERLQIVEEQADGSTVYRTTIQLTGLLSGLTPLPKVQDGFDRQAAALKQRCEG; this comes from the coding sequence ATGAAAACCGCCAAAGCTGAAGTGCGGATCAATGCGCCAATCGACACCGTCTGGGCGGTGATGATGGATTTGGACGGTTACCCGAACTGGAACCCGTTCACGCCCAAGGTTGAGTGCCCGGGCGGCCCAAAAGTGGGCGCGCCCATCAAGCTGCACGTGCGCTGGAGCGACGGCAAGCAGATGGTTTCGCCTGAAAAAATTGTCCGCATCGACCCCCCGCAAAAGGGCGCCAACGGCCTTTCGCGCGGCGTTTACGGCTACAACTTCGGCACTATCCTGTCGACGCTAAATCTGGTGCGCAGCGAACGCCTGCAAATTGTCGAAGAGCAGGCGGATGGCAGTACGGTGTACCGCACCACCATTCAACTGACCGGCTTGCTATCTGGCCTCACGCCCTTACCCAAAGTGCAGGACGGATTCGACCGCCAGGCAGCGGCATTGAAACAGCGCTGCGAAGGCTGA
- a CDS encoding SDR family oxidoreductase — protein MGDTARVVLVTGGARGVGKGISEAFLANGDTVIVCGRSAPEVLPEVAGHRARFLPCDVREQSAVDALFAEIGADFGGLDVLVNNAGGAPFALADAASPRFHEKIIALNLLAPLHLAQRANAMMQARDHGGCCIVFISSVSALRPSPGTAAYGAAKAGILSLVQSLAVEWAPKVRVVAVTPGLVRTEQSQLHYGDEAGIAAVSATVPLGRMAEPSDIGQACVWLASPAATYASGTNLVLHGGGERPAFLDAANVEHH, from the coding sequence GTGGGCGATACAGCACGGGTGGTTCTCGTCACTGGCGGCGCGCGGGGCGTGGGCAAGGGCATCAGCGAAGCATTTTTAGCCAACGGCGACACGGTGATTGTCTGCGGCCGGTCCGCGCCCGAGGTGTTGCCGGAAGTGGCCGGCCACCGCGCTCGCTTCCTGCCCTGCGATGTGCGGGAGCAGTCTGCGGTCGACGCCTTGTTTGCCGAGATTGGCGCCGACTTCGGCGGCCTCGACGTGCTGGTCAACAACGCCGGCGGGGCACCGTTCGCGCTGGCGGATGCGGCCAGTCCGCGCTTCCATGAAAAGATCATCGCACTCAACTTGCTGGCGCCGCTGCACCTGGCACAACGCGCCAACGCGATGATGCAGGCCCGCGATCACGGCGGCTGTTGCATCGTGTTCATCAGCAGCGTTAGCGCGCTGCGGCCGTCACCGGGGACGGCTGCATATGGCGCCGCCAAGGCCGGCATTTTGAGTCTGGTGCAATCGCTGGCCGTGGAATGGGCGCCCAAGGTCCGCGTGGTAGCCGTGACGCCGGGGCTGGTCCGCACCGAGCAATCTCAACTCCACTATGGCGATGAGGCCGGCATTGCCGCGGTGTCGGCGACGGTTCCACTGGGCCGAATGGCCGAGCCTTCCGACATTGGCCAGGCCTGCGTTTGGTTGGCCTCACCCGCCGCCACCTATGCCAGCGGCACCAACCTGGTGCTGCACGGCGGCGGCGAACGCCCGGCCTTTTTGGATGCCGCCAATGTTGAACATCACTAG
- a CDS encoding 2OG-Fe dioxygenase family protein, which produces MDTSDTGRCRINEALADAGHLRLSGKETRQQLEALAPLSDWAVFADSWNAMPVDGYLANGGRYRRRRHANYLATPDGIVRQAHRPHYQSRDYNPLHGGIERWFEPVEPAISDGASLRTVLAFCHRCFAPLAPTVTHWFVEVHQFRVEASDGEAGLPTPEGAHRDGVDWVLVLLIRRENVRSGVTTIYAPDGEALGSFTLTEPFDATLIDDHRVHHGVTPVEPLDPSQPAWRDVLVVTFRPA; this is translated from the coding sequence ATGGACACGTCAGACACAGGCCGTTGCCGCATTAATGAAGCGCTTGCCGATGCCGGCCATCTGCGCCTAAGCGGCAAAGAAACGCGCCAACAACTTGAAGCTTTGGCGCCGCTCAGTGATTGGGCCGTGTTTGCCGACAGCTGGAACGCCATGCCGGTGGACGGTTACCTCGCCAACGGCGGGCGCTACCGGCGGCGGCGTCACGCCAACTACCTGGCCACGCCCGACGGCATCGTTCGTCAGGCGCACCGGCCGCATTACCAAAGCCGCGACTACAACCCGTTGCACGGTGGCATCGAGCGCTGGTTCGAGCCGGTCGAGCCTGCAATCAGCGACGGCGCCAGCCTGCGCACGGTTCTGGCGTTCTGCCATCGATGCTTCGCGCCGCTGGCACCCACCGTCACGCACTGGTTTGTCGAAGTGCACCAATTTCGTGTCGAGGCCTCCGATGGCGAGGCAGGTTTGCCGACACCCGAAGGCGCGCATCGCGATGGTGTGGACTGGGTGCTCGTCCTGCTCATTCGTCGCGAAAACGTGCGCAGCGGCGTCACCACCATCTATGCACCCGATGGTGAAGCGCTGGGCAGCTTCACCCTCACCGAACCCTTTGATGCCACCCTCATTGACGACCATCGCGTGCACCACGGCGTCACCCCCGTCGAGCCGCTGGATCCGTCGCAACCCGCGTGGCGCGACGTGCTGGTGGTGACCTTCAGACCTGCCTAA
- a CDS encoding lipocalin family protein, which produces MIRLLLCVVSLGLTACANLNPRAPSPVPLADPVDLQRFQGDWYVIAHIPTDRDREAHNAIENYVVNDDGSIAMTYTNRLGGFDGTPKKMTPTGYPVEGSGNALWGIRFHLPGTAIPWPFRYEYRLGHVEPDYSVMIVARSKLDYLWLFAREPQMRDADYARYKKMIGDWGYDTDKLARVPQRWP; this is translated from the coding sequence ATGATCCGATTGCTGCTGTGCGTCGTGAGCCTGGGATTGACCGCCTGCGCCAACCTCAATCCGCGGGCACCGTCACCGGTGCCGCTGGCCGATCCGGTTGATCTGCAGCGCTTTCAGGGCGACTGGTACGTCATCGCCCACATCCCCACCGACCGCGATCGTGAGGCGCACAACGCCATCGAAAACTATGTCGTCAACGATGACGGCAGCATCGCCATGACCTACACCAACCGGCTCGGCGGCTTCGACGGCACGCCGAAGAAAATGACGCCGACCGGCTATCCGGTGGAAGGGTCGGGCAATGCGCTGTGGGGCATTCGCTTCCATTTGCCCGGCACGGCCATCCCGTGGCCGTTTCGTTACGAGTACCGCCTCGGCCATGTCGAACCCGACTATTCGGTGATGATCGTGGCGCGCAGCAAGCTCGACTATTTGTGGCTGTTCGCCCGCGAGCCGCAGATGCGTGATGCCGATTACGCGCGCTACAAAAAGATGATCGGCGATTGGGGCTACGACACCGACAAGCTGGCGCGCGTGCCGCAGCGCTGGCCCTGA
- a CDS encoding DUF1214 domain-containing protein, producing MADGAAANRVVSGEVWDEFCDALKRAGQQVLRPETPTSPLDRAEGFRYLSRLLRIGLEMHLEYADPDFPGFLAPSHETGKIGADNPDNLYLMGRINGRNRYRIRGERGSVAYLTLGSQRGGYETNGRMEQTGFIDAAKMEIDADGRFEIILSTEAPASGNWLKIEPESNAVIVRQTFISRGAEEPARLRIERLDADARPQPLSPERLEAGLGNAVRFVEGTAKLFADWAQSYQPHTNELPSADQALCQAVGGDPNIHYYHSAWALAEDEVLVIHVARIPECRLWNLQINNYWMESLDHRYHRICLNQNSATPDADGGVTLVLAHEDTGHPNGLETAGHSNGTMCFRWVGAAEHVQPTTRVVKRSAFMAELG from the coding sequence ATGGCAGATGGAGCAGCGGCCAACCGCGTGGTCAGCGGTGAGGTTTGGGATGAATTCTGTGACGCGCTCAAGCGCGCCGGGCAACAGGTGCTGCGCCCGGAAACCCCCACCAGCCCGCTGGACCGCGCCGAGGGCTTCCGTTATCTGAGCCGCCTGCTGCGAATCGGCCTGGAAATGCACCTGGAGTATGCCGACCCCGACTTCCCCGGCTTTCTCGCGCCCTCGCACGAGACTGGCAAGATCGGCGCCGACAACCCGGACAACCTGTACCTGATGGGCCGCATCAACGGCCGCAACCGTTACCGCATCCGCGGTGAGCGCGGCAGCGTCGCCTATCTCACGCTGGGCTCGCAGAGGGGCGGCTACGAAACCAATGGCCGCATGGAGCAGACCGGCTTCATCGACGCCGCGAAGATGGAGATCGACGCCGACGGCCGCTTCGAGATCATCCTCTCCACCGAAGCCCCAGCCTCCGGCAACTGGCTGAAGATCGAACCGGAATCCAACGCCGTCATCGTGCGGCAGACGTTTATCAGTCGCGGCGCTGAAGAACCCGCGCGCCTGCGCATCGAACGTCTGGACGCCGACGCGCGGCCACAACCGCTGAGCCCAGAACGGCTCGAGGCCGGGCTGGGTAACGCCGTGCGCTTTGTCGAAGGCACCGCAAAGCTGTTCGCCGACTGGGCGCAGTCCTATCAGCCGCACACCAACGAACTGCCCTCCGCCGACCAGGCGCTGTGCCAGGCCGTGGGCGGCGACCCCAACATTCATTACTACCACTCGGCCTGGGCGCTGGCCGAAGACGAGGTGCTGGTGATCCACGTGGCGCGCATTCCCGAATGCCGGCTGTGGAATCTGCAGATCAACAACTACTGGATGGAGTCACTGGACCACCGCTACCACCGCATCTGCCTTAACCAGAACAGCGCCACGCCGGATGCCGACGGCGGCGTCACGCTAGTGCTGGCGCATGAGGACACGGGCCACCCCAACGGGCTGGAAACCGCCGGCCACAGCAACGGCACGATGTGCTTCCGCTGGGTGGGCGCCGCCGAGCATGTGCAGCCGACCACGCGGGTGGTGAAGCGCAGTGCGTTCATGGCTGAACTTGGGTGA
- a CDS encoding acetaldehyde dehydrogenase (acetylating), which yields MKKIRCAIIGPGNIGTDLLYKLQRSPLLEPVWMIGVDPTSEGLARAREMGLKTTDQGVDGMLEHVKADGIQIAFDATSAYVHKANSDKLNALGVMMIDLTPAAIGPYCVPPINLKEHAGKREMNVNMVTCGGQATIPMVYAVSRVQRVKYAEIIATVASKSVGPGTRKNIDEFTRTTAGAVAKIGGADEGKAIIVINPAEPPMIMRDTVHCLTVDAPRQKEIEESVRGMVAEVQKYVPGYRLVNGPVFDGERVTSFMQVEGLGDFLPKYAGNLDIMTASATRTAEMFAEEILAGRLNLEAA from the coding sequence ATGAAAAAGATTCGTTGCGCCATCATCGGCCCCGGCAACATCGGCACCGACCTGCTCTACAAATTGCAGCGCTCCCCGCTGCTGGAGCCGGTGTGGATGATCGGCGTCGACCCGACCTCCGAAGGCTTGGCCCGCGCCCGTGAAATGGGCCTCAAGACCACCGACCAGGGCGTCGACGGCATGCTTGAGCATGTGAAGGCCGACGGCATCCAGATCGCTTTTGATGCCACCAGCGCTTACGTGCACAAGGCCAACTCCGACAAGTTGAACGCCCTCGGCGTGATGATGATTGACCTGACGCCGGCCGCCATCGGGCCTTACTGCGTGCCGCCGATCAATTTGAAAGAACACGCCGGCAAGCGCGAAATGAATGTGAACATGGTCACCTGCGGTGGCCAGGCGACCATTCCCATGGTCTACGCCGTGTCGCGGGTTCAGCGGGTCAAATACGCTGAAATCATTGCCACCGTCGCCAGCAAATCCGTCGGTCCCGGCACCCGCAAGAACATTGACGAATTCACCCGCACCACCGCGGGGGCCGTCGCCAAGATCGGCGGTGCCGACGAAGGCAAGGCCATCATCGTCATCAACCCGGCCGAGCCACCGATGATCATGCGCGACACCGTGCACTGCCTCACTGTGGATGCGCCCCGGCAGAAAGAGATCGAAGAATCGGTGCGCGGCATGGTCGCCGAAGTCCAGAAATACGTTCCCGGCTACCGCCTCGTGAACGGCCCGGTCTTCGACGGCGAACGCGTCACCAGCTTCATGCAAGTCGAAGGCCTCGGCGACTTCCTGCCCAAGTACGCCGGCAACCTCGACATCATGACCGCCTCGGCCACGCGCACTGCCGAAATGTTTGCCGAAGAAATCCTCGCCGGGCGGTTGAACCTCGAGGCGGCATAA
- a CDS encoding DUF3604 domain-containing protein, whose protein sequence is MLNITRRIIGLAATAWLMGCGSSTPVAAPDASGDARICAHHNPLRNPYFGDLHVHTVFSLDANTQGTVITPQQAYRFALGERLGIQPYTPEGEPLRFTQLARPLDFAAVTDHAELFGEVEICTNTDAPGYLSPECILYRSFPEQAFLIFNLAAVGLPELPQFPVPEGVPVISDLPVIGSDGRIPRLPYCGLNGERCLEAAKTPWRDTQRAAEAFYDRSDACRFTTFVGYEWTGAPLSNNLHRNVIFANEVVPEIPPAYQETPAPELLWAALDERCQAAEGCEWLSIPHNSNLSAGTMFETRDRFGNAYTAEFAAQRQRNEPLAEIYQHKGQSECLNTMGAGARDELCDFEVIPYNNLTGNRFGGLNTGPPMEQDFLREAMKEGLRLEQELGVNPFKYGLIGSTDTHLGTPGLSSEDAYPGHGGAGLAARDEVPEGLTDLIENSPGGLAVIWAEQNTRESLFAAMRRREAYATSGNRPIVRFFGGTDLPADHCEQPDYAAQGYAHGVPMGGDLPATTSADNAPRFSVSALRDPGAPGEPVAPLQRIQIIKGWVTPDGEKQEQVFEVAGSPNNGAGVDPNTCAPVGTGHTSLCAVWQDPAFDPDASAFYYARVVDNPSCRWSARQCLAANINCSDPASVPEAFADCCNAEVPKTVQERAWTSPIWYRPADRR, encoded by the coding sequence ATGTTGAACATCACTAGACGGATCATCGGCCTGGCGGCGACAGCATGGCTAATGGGCTGCGGCAGCAGTACGCCCGTCGCCGCTCCGGATGCTTCCGGCGACGCCCGGATTTGCGCGCACCACAACCCGTTGCGCAACCCCTACTTCGGCGACCTGCACGTGCACACCGTGTTCTCGCTGGACGCCAACACCCAGGGCACGGTGATCACCCCGCAGCAGGCCTACCGTTTTGCCCTCGGCGAGCGTCTGGGCATACAGCCGTACACGCCGGAGGGCGAGCCACTCCGCTTCACCCAATTGGCACGTCCGCTGGACTTCGCCGCCGTCACCGACCACGCCGAGCTGTTCGGCGAGGTCGAGATCTGCACCAACACCGACGCGCCGGGCTATCTGTCGCCGGAGTGCATTCTCTACCGCAGCTTTCCCGAGCAGGCCTTCCTGATCTTCAATCTCGCGGCGGTGGGGTTGCCGGAGTTGCCGCAGTTTCCGGTGCCCGAGGGCGTACCGGTGATCTCGGATCTGCCGGTGATCGGCAGCGACGGCCGCATTCCGCGCCTGCCCTATTGCGGCTTGAATGGGGAGCGCTGCCTGGAAGCCGCCAAGACGCCGTGGCGCGATACCCAGCGCGCCGCCGAAGCGTTTTATGACCGCAGCGATGCCTGCCGCTTCACCACCTTTGTCGGCTACGAATGGACCGGCGCGCCGCTGTCGAACAACCTGCACCGCAACGTGATTTTCGCCAACGAAGTCGTGCCCGAGATTCCCCCCGCCTATCAGGAAACCCCGGCACCCGAACTGCTGTGGGCGGCGCTGGACGAACGCTGCCAGGCCGCCGAGGGCTGCGAGTGGCTGAGCATTCCGCACAACTCCAACCTCAGCGCCGGGACGATGTTTGAAACGCGCGACCGGTTCGGCAACGCGTACACCGCCGAGTTTGCGGCGCAGCGGCAGCGCAATGAACCCCTGGCCGAGATCTATCAGCACAAGGGCCAGTCCGAATGCCTCAACACCATGGGCGCAGGTGCCCGGGATGAGCTCTGCGACTTTGAGGTGATTCCCTACAACAACCTCACCGGCAACCGTTTTGGCGGGCTGAACACCGGGCCGCCGATGGAGCAGGACTTTCTGCGCGAAGCGATGAAGGAAGGCCTGCGGCTGGAGCAGGAATTGGGCGTCAACCCGTTCAAATACGGCTTGATCGGCAGCACGGACACGCACCTTGGCACGCCCGGGCTGAGCAGCGAAGACGCCTACCCCGGCCACGGTGGCGCGGGCCTGGCGGCGCGCGATGAAGTTCCCGAAGGCCTGACCGATCTCATTGAGAACAGCCCCGGCGGTCTGGCGGTGATCTGGGCCGAGCAGAACACGCGCGAGTCACTGTTCGCCGCCATGCGACGTCGCGAGGCCTACGCCACCAGCGGCAATCGGCCCATCGTCCGCTTCTTTGGCGGCACCGACCTGCCAGCCGATCACTGTGAGCAACCCGACTATGCCGCGCAGGGCTACGCCCACGGCGTGCCCATGGGCGGCGATCTGCCTGCGACCACGTCAGCCGACAACGCCCCCCGCTTCTCGGTGTCCGCCTTGCGGGACCCCGGCGCGCCCGGTGAACCCGTCGCCCCACTGCAACGCATCCAGATCATCAAGGGCTGGGTGACGCCAGACGGCGAGAAACAGGAACAGGTGTTCGAAGTGGCCGGCAGCCCGAACAATGGCGCCGGCGTTGACCCGAACACCTGCGCGCCGGTCGGCACCGGTCACACCAGTCTGTGCGCGGTGTGGCAGGACCCGGCCTTTGACCCCGATGCGTCCGCGTTCTATTACGCCCGTGTGGTCGACAACCCGAGCTGTCGCTGGTCCGCCCGGCAGTGCCTTGCGGCCAACATCAATTGCAGCGACCCGGCTTCGGTTCCCGAAGCCTTCGCCGATTGCTGCAACGCAGAGGTGCCCAAGACCGTACAGGAACGCGCCTGGACCTCGCCCATCTGGTATCGGCCCGCAGACCGCCGGTGA
- a CDS encoding fumarylacetoacetate hydrolase family protein, translating into MALSLDRITALGDELFAALRARQMLMPLTERVPGIDIEDAYQVSLRFLERRTAEGERVVGKKIGVTSKPVQDMLGVHQPDFGFLTDRMAVASGSVISIAGSGLIQPRAEGEIAFVLKKDLTGANITADQVLDATDYVSPCFEIVDSRITDWKIKIQDTVADNASCGVFVLGEARVPPHTLDLAMVKMDITQNGAHVASGLGAAVQGHPATAVAWLANTLGRYGIPFLKGEIILSGSLAPLLPTRAGDRFHMTLAGLGEASIGFEA; encoded by the coding sequence ATGGCGCTGTCGCTCGATCGCATCACCGCTCTCGGCGACGAACTCTTCGCCGCCCTGCGCGCCCGGCAGATGCTGATGCCGCTGACCGAGCGCGTGCCCGGCATCGACATTGAAGACGCCTATCAGGTCTCGCTGCGCTTTCTCGAACGCCGCACCGCCGAAGGGGAACGCGTGGTGGGCAAGAAGATCGGCGTCACCAGCAAGCCCGTGCAGGACATGCTGGGCGTGCACCAGCCGGACTTCGGGTTTCTCACCGATCGTATGGCCGTGGCCTCGGGCAGCGTCATCAGCATCGCCGGCAGCGGCCTCATCCAGCCCCGCGCCGAAGGCGAGATCGCCTTCGTGCTGAAGAAAGACCTCACCGGCGCCAACATCACCGCCGATCAGGTGCTGGACGCCACCGATTACGTGTCGCCCTGCTTCGAGATTGTCGATTCCCGCATCACTGACTGGAAGATCAAGATTCAGGACACCGTGGCCGACAACGCGTCCTGCGGCGTGTTCGTGCTGGGCGAGGCGAGGGTGCCGCCGCACACCCTCGATCTGGCGATGGTGAAGATGGACATCACCCAAAACGGCGCGCACGTGGCCTCCGGTCTGGGCGCGGCAGTGCAGGGGCATCCCGCCACAGCCGTGGCGTGGCTGGCCAACACCCTGGGCCGTTACGGCATTCCCTTCCTGAAGGGCGAAATCATTTTGTCGGGCTCGCTGGCGCCGCTATTGCCGACTCGGGCCGGCGACCGATTTCACATGACCTTGGCTGGACTTGGCGAAGCGTCCATTGGATTTGAAGCATGA
- the dmpG gene encoding 4-hydroxy-2-oxovalerate aldolase, giving the protein MSQNLKGIQIKVHDMSLRDGMHPKRHQITVEQMKSIAQGLDEAGCPLIEVTHGDGLGGASVNYGFAAASDEEYLRAVVPLMKNAKISALLLPGIGTVDHLRMAADCGVTTIRVATHCTEADVSEQHINLGREMGLDTVGFLMMAHMIAPEKLVEQALLMESYGANCLYITDSAGYMLPDDVTARVALLRDKAKPETEIGFHGHHNLAMGVANSVAAVAAGARRIDCACGGMGAGAGNTPMEVFVAVCNRMGIETGVDVFKISDVAEDRVTPIMDFPVRIDRNSLTLGYAGVYSSFLLFAKRAEAKYGIPARELLLELGRQKMVGGQEDMIEDLALTLSRERREATAQ; this is encoded by the coding sequence ATGAGCCAAAACCTGAAAGGCATCCAGATCAAAGTGCACGACATGTCGCTGCGCGACGGCATGCACCCCAAGCGCCACCAGATCACGGTGGAGCAGATGAAAAGCATCGCCCAGGGTCTCGACGAGGCAGGCTGTCCACTGATCGAAGTGACCCACGGTGACGGCCTCGGCGGCGCTTCGGTGAACTACGGCTTTGCCGCCGCCAGCGACGAGGAATACCTGCGCGCCGTCGTGCCGCTGATGAAAAACGCCAAGATTTCGGCACTGCTGCTGCCGGGTATTGGCACCGTGGACCATCTGCGCATGGCGGCCGACTGCGGCGTCACCACCATTCGTGTGGCCACGCACTGCACCGAAGCGGATGTCTCAGAGCAGCACATCAATCTGGGCCGCGAGATGGGTTTGGACACCGTGGGCTTTCTGATGATGGCGCACATGATCGCGCCTGAAAAACTCGTCGAGCAGGCGTTGTTGATGGAGTCCTACGGCGCCAACTGCCTGTACATCACTGACTCGGCGGGCTACATGCTGCCGGACGATGTCACCGCCCGCGTCGCGCTGCTGCGCGACAAGGCCAAGCCCGAAACCGAGATTGGCTTTCATGGCCATCACAACCTCGCCATGGGCGTTGCCAATTCTGTGGCCGCCGTGGCGGCAGGCGCACGCCGCATCGACTGTGCCTGCGGCGGCATGGGCGCAGGCGCGGGCAACACGCCCATGGAAGTGTTCGTGGCGGTGTGCAATCGCATGGGCATCGAAACTGGTGTGGACGTGTTCAAGATTTCCGATGTCGCCGAAGACCGGGTCACGCCGATCATGGACTTCCCGGTTCGGATTGACCGCAACTCACTGACTTTGGGTTATGCCGGTGTGTACTCGTCATTCCTGCTGTTCGCCAAGCGGGCTGAAGCCAAGTACGGCATCCCCGCCCGCGAACTGTTGCTGGAGCTGGGCCGGCAGAAAATGGTGGGCGGCCAGGAGGACATGATCGAAGACCTGGCGCTGACCCTGTCCCGCGAGCGCCGTGAGGCCACTGCCCAATGA
- a CDS encoding alpha/beta fold hydrolase has product MDAKPVPEGHYARLANGLTLHYHDVGVGPVLVWLHGSGNGACGYSNFQGNVAEIAAAGHRCIVPDLPGFGYSDKPLDVDYHLDVFVEAIHQLLAALTIERATLVGNSLGGAVALGFALAYPAEVERLILMAPGGLNELPDYLQMPGMQAMFALYGAGVPVTPEKLKRFFQQAFVVNPDCVTDALVAERAALAAVQPPRVIQTLKVPNMTERLGEIDCAALTLWGLNEQMMPDSGILRLAKGLKHGRMVLVPQCGHWVMIEHRALFNRTVLDFLRHG; this is encoded by the coding sequence ATGGATGCGAAACCGGTTCCCGAGGGGCACTACGCCCGACTGGCCAATGGCCTGACGCTGCATTATCACGACGTCGGTGTCGGCCCGGTGCTGGTGTGGCTGCACGGCTCCGGCAACGGTGCCTGCGGGTATTCCAACTTCCAGGGCAACGTCGCGGAGATCGCGGCAGCGGGCCATCGCTGCATCGTGCCCGACCTGCCAGGGTTCGGATATTCCGACAAGCCGCTGGACGTCGATTACCACCTTGACGTGTTTGTCGAAGCCATTCATCAGTTGCTGGCGGCGCTGACGATCGAGCGCGCCACCTTGGTCGGCAACTCCCTGGGTGGTGCTGTGGCCTTGGGGTTTGCACTGGCGTACCCGGCTGAGGTGGAGCGGCTCATCCTCATGGCACCGGGCGGCCTCAACGAGCTGCCGGATTATCTGCAAATGCCCGGCATGCAGGCCATGTTTGCGCTCTATGGGGCAGGGGTGCCGGTGACGCCGGAGAAGTTAAAGCGCTTCTTCCAACAGGCCTTTGTCGTGAACCCTGACTGCGTCACCGATGCGCTGGTGGCCGAACGTGCCGCGCTGGCCGCGGTTCAACCGCCGCGCGTCATCCAGACCCTGAAAGTGCCCAACATGACCGAGCGGCTGGGCGAGATTGACTGCGCGGCACTGACGCTCTGGGGCCTCAACGAACAGATGATGCCGGACAGCGGCATCCTGCGATTGGCCAAGGGCCTGAAGCACGGCCGCATGGTGCTGGTGCCTCAGTGTGGGCACTGGGTGATGATTGAGCACCGCGCGCTGTTCAATCGGACCGTGCTGGATTTTCTGAGGCATGGGTAG
- a CDS encoding nuclear transport factor 2 family protein, with protein MDTRVLAERLQRLEDAEAIRSLKSRYFTSCDAKNPAAMRACFADGPVAIDFGMIGRFDNADALVAVYTQMACHPHMVERHHGSNPQIEVIDATRARGTWSLAYELIDTQNQKLTQLAGHYEDEYRRTADGWRMSATKFVATSTLSFDLAEGLTKVLFAGNPAMAGVAT; from the coding sequence ATGGACACCCGCGTGCTCGCAGAACGGCTGCAACGCCTGGAAGATGCCGAAGCCATTCGCAGCCTCAAGTCGCGCTACTTCACGAGCTGTGACGCGAAGAACCCGGCCGCCATGCGCGCCTGCTTTGCCGACGGCCCGGTGGCCATCGACTTCGGCATGATCGGCCGCTTCGACAATGCCGACGCGCTGGTGGCGGTGTACACGCAGATGGCGTGCCATCCGCACATGGTGGAGCGCCATCACGGGTCCAACCCGCAGATTGAGGTCATCGACGCCACGCGTGCACGCGGCACCTGGAGCTTGGCTTACGAACTGATCGACACGCAGAATCAGAAGCTCACCCAACTGGCCGGGCATTACGAAGATGAGTACCGCCGCACCGCCGACGGCTGGCGGATGAGTGCGACGAAGTTTGTTGCGACATCGACGCTGAGCTTCGACCTGGCCGAGGGTTTGACGAAGGTGTTGTTTGCAGGCAATCCGGCGATGGCGGGCGTGGCCACGTAG